Proteins from one Nicotiana tabacum cultivar K326 chromosome 23, ASM71507v2, whole genome shotgun sequence genomic window:
- the LOC107830564 gene encoding tryptophan--tRNA ligase, cytoplasmic-like, translated as MIFQDPYFRMTRDVAPRIGYHKPALIESSFFPALQGENGKMSASDPNSAIYVTDSAKEITNKINRYAFSGGQDSIELHRKYGANLEVDIPFKYLGFFLDDDAELERIREEYGSGRMLTCEVKKRLTEVLTDLVERHRRARALVTDEMVDAFMAVRPLPNMFN; from the exons ATGATTTTTCAGGATCCTTATTTCCGAATGACTCGAGATGTCGCTCCCCGGATAGGTTATCACAAGCCTGCTTTGATTGAATCATCTTTCTTTCCTGCCCTTCAg GGGGAGAATGGAAAAATGTCTGCTAGTGATCCAAATTCTGCCATTTATGTGACCGATTCAGCAAAAGAGATAACAAACAAG ATAAACAGATATGCATTCTCTGGTGGGCAAGACTCAATTGAGTTGCACAGAAAGTACGGAGCGAACTTGGAG GTTGATATACCATTTAAGTATCTTGGCTTTTTCCTGGACGATGATGCTGAGTTGGAACGCATTAGAGAG GAATATGGGTCTGGACGTATGCTAACATGTGAAGTGAAAAAGAGGCTTACTGAAGTTCTAACAGATCTAGTTGAAAGACATCGACGGGCTAGGGCGTTGGTGACTGATGAG ATGGTAGATGCTTTCATGGCCGTTAGACCTCTTCCTAATATGTTCAACTGA